aaaaattcataagtcaATCATTTTGGATGCACTATCTGATGAGTTCTAGAGTTGATATTTTAATGCATTTATTTAATAGTAGATTTTGTTTTAGAGATTAAATTATTATAAAGATCATTTACCCTTTGCACTAAAAAATCTTGAGAAGATAAAAAAAGAATTTAAATCTAGGCTATTTAGATATTTTGATATTTATCCATTAATTTTGGATCCACTTTGAGTAGGAATCGAACTTGATTTGAAATCCAAACAAATTTGAAATGATTCGCatagttttttttctaaataaataATGCATTTTAGAAGCATATGGATCTCGATGAGGTGTAAAATATATCTAAGGACTAGGATAAGAACATAGAACAAATTTATGGACCATTATATGAGTATGAGGACCGCGACGAGAACTTTGGACAAATTTAAGGATCAGTATCAGAGGATGAGAGTGTGGGACAAATTTAAGGACTATTACGTGTATTTTAAAAGTATCAAAACCGGCATGagaatttaaaataaataagtTTAAGAACCGCGGATAAAATTTACACTTCCAAAAGGTAGAACTATCGCACAACCTAATTGCAAATTTTATAGCAGTACAACTTTCGGCCGCACCCAGCTTTTCGTAACGTCATGTTGTGACGACCGAACGAGTTTTTATATGTGCTATTGTTCTATGCGTCTGAAATCATCAATGACACAACGTGccagaaaagtatatatatgcTATGGTTAACCTGTCAATCTGCACtgaagaaaaagagccaatggAACAAACAGTTTTCGCTAGCGACTCCACCAAGGTGCTCCGCCGCTTTGTTTAGACCACCACAATTGATTCTCTCGTGCCGCCCAAACGAGGTTTAGCACTACTCAATGCTGCTGCTGTTTTTCCCCTAGTCCTTTGTTTTGAGTCAACGAGGAGTACGGTGTTCTCTAGGGCCGGCTGAAAgccttttttttaattatagGTGGTATTTTTCCAGCTTCAAAGTCTGCTTCAGAACCTGGAAATTGTCAGGGAGAGGACGGCGTACTATAGCAGGCCAGCTGTGCTTCGTGCTCAAAGTCTGCACCCGACAGGATAGGCTTAGCAATTACAGAACTCATTTATAACGAATTGATCGAGACCGTCGTTAGTATATTTTACTGTAGTAATAGCAGTTTAGTATCTAATTatgatctaattagatttattaaattcgtctcgtaatttacaagcaaacaatgcaattagttttttatttcgtctagatttaatactcaccccttgtttagatgtaaaattttgcttgtaaattacgagacgaatctaataagcctaattagatCATGATTATACATTAAATTGTACTACAGTAAATATGTGTtaatgacgaattaattagtcttaatgaattcgtctcatagtttaatgacgagttctgtaattagtttataattagcatatatttaatactttaaatgtgaaaagattctatttcaaaaattttatggAAGCAACTAATAAAGACCTAAATGTTCAGATgccaatttaatataaaactaatcgtataagttgcaattagggttctagataaatcttttaagtataattaatacacaattagtggatggttactgtagcaattagcgGTCAAATTATggcctaattaggcttaatagattcgtctcgtgattaagtcacgatttataaaattagttttgtaataagtctgtgtttagtactcctaattagtgtgaAAATATACGATGTGACGAGACTTATAACTTAAACTGAAAAAAGCAAACCAGCCCTTAGCTTATATTTAGTCTTTCTAATTGGTATCTAAATATTCAATTGGCACTTGTTCATATAAAccgtgtaaaatttttgaaagagaatcttttcatatttaaagtattaaatataggctaatcgcaaaactaattacagaactcgtctgtaaactacgagatgaatttattaacaCTAATTAAACTATCATAgcacatatttactgtagcaattattgtagcaatttagtgactaatcatggtctaattagactcattatattcgtctcgtaatttataaAGCAAACTATGctgttagttttttttatttcatctaaatttaatactctatgtatgtgccgcacacattcgatgtgatagttttaaaattttgaattttgcatctaaaccagGCATAGGTTGCATAATTTTTAGTTCGTTGATCCAAACAGCCTCTAAGTATGAGTATGTATAGAGTACAATGTGCGGATGGCACAAAGCGGGGCCACTGGCAAGACGTACGAGCAGCCCTGCTGAAGTTCAAAGTCCACCAAATTTTGTAGCTAGTGTTTTCAAAAAGTAATTGTACTGTTGATGAGAATGCACTCTTCAAAAATTTTGCGTATATATGAGTGTCTCCATCTGTgctgtattttttaaaaaaataatcagTCGTGACAAACGGAGAATCTTCTTAGTTAAGTCTGAAATAAATCAGGCGAATTCCTCTGTGTGAATGGTTGTCGTTCTCTCCAATTTTCCTTTCTTGACAAGCTCCTTTTCATATTTCTTTCTTTTGAAACGAGGTCTTTACCATATGCCGACACATCACATCATAAAGGACGTTAGTATTTTGCAATCCCAGGACTGCTCCAAATTAATGCTCTCCATCGTCTCTCGTATCTTGCCACCTAGTCAAGTCAACACAACGTGTCGTGAGTCGTGACAAATGAGGCAGCTAACTCGGTGGGTCGCAGTCCACCGCGCGGGTCGGGCGGGGCGAGGAAGCGAAGCTTCCTCTATTACTTCATGCAACAGCTCGATGCGGACTGCCATAATTTTCGAGGCCGCATTTTATGTATTTTAACTCTTAAATGAAAGAATTTCATATTTAGCtccttaaaaaataaaattgcgTTTTTGACCCGAAGGTCGGCGCCATGAATCCCGTCGATGTTACACATCTCGGCGTCATGAATCATGGCGCCGACCTTCAGGGTCCAAAATGCAATTTTATTTTCTAGGGATTTAAATGTAAAATTCTTTCACTTTAGGGGCTAAAATACATAAAATACGGATTTTCGAGGACTATACAAACTCATACGCGTCAACTGTTCTTTTATGGTGTCCAATTCTCTCTTTTATAACATTGTATGCCGGTGCGTTGCTACAGGTGATAAAAGTTATATTAATGTTCTAATATTATCATGCATATATATTACAATTATTTCAAGCTTGCAAAACCCGTTTGGTAAATATAATCCAGCTTTCACAAAATATTAAGTTCTTCAAATAGTTTACACCGTACTGCTACTGATATTGTCAGACAACAACACTAAAGGATGAAAAACAGGAAAGTAGCTCTAAAGGATGAAAAACAGGAAAGTAGCTTTTATTAGAGATGAAAAGAGCGATGACACTGTAGCCGGGCACctacgcaaaaaaaaaaaaaaatggtcCAGCTTACACGGTCAGCCGTAACCTCAGTGCCAAACCTAAACTCACACCAGTTTTGGTCAAAAACAATATAACCATATAAGCATTGATCTTCTAGCTCGGGGCACCCATGTTTGTGATGGCAATGCATTTGTTTAGCATCAAGCCTCAGTCAGCTTCCTGAGCTCGCTCACTATCGCCAAAGCTGGCCTCACGGTCCCAGCGCTGATGCCGTGCAACACGTCGGCCGCCTCCAGCACACGCGGTGTAGGCCCTTGAGGGCGCACCGGTGATGGCCGTAGTGAGCGAGGCACACACGTACGGAGAGGTCGAGCCCCTCTAGCACCGTGAATGCGGCGGCGACAGGACGCCGAAACGATGCCGTTCAGTCACCGGACAGGCGTTCTGTTTGTCGGCATCGACCTCTATCTAAACGTATCCTCTTTGCCTGTGGTCATCTTGTCCTCATCTCGCTCTTGGAGTGCACGTCATCCTCCACAAGAAGCCACGAGCAGGGCTTGAGCACTCCCGTTGGGACTACAGCTCGAGCTGGTCCATGACTGCTGAGCGCAGCATTTCATCAAAGAGAAAATTGGCGTCATACCATCGAAAGAACGGAGTTTCCACGAAATACCATTAAAAGACCTCCGTTCCGTAAAATAGCACCGAAAGAGTCCACGTTACCCCGAACTACCATTCCGTCGCGTGTTCCGCTAACTCGTCCGTCGCGAGCTCCTTCCTCCTCGCTGCCCCATCatcccctcccttcctcctctctcagCAGCAGGGCAAGAAGGCGACGCCcgagccgctgctgccgcctccagctcctcccttctcctccctgGCTTCCCCCACGACGGCACAGGGGCGGCGAGCACCGGTGCGGGGCTAGCGGGCAAAGACGCTGCGGCCACCGGCCTCGGCGAGCCCCGGCGCGAGGGCAGtagggcgcggccgcggctggCCTTGGTGAGCCCGAGCGCGAGGACCACCCATCTCGACGAGCCCGGGTACGGGGGCTAGAGGGTGCGACGGCCGCCGGCCTCGGCGAGCCCCGGCGGGGGGCAGTCAGGGAAAAACTTACCGGCGGTAAGTCATTTACCGGGTGTTACCGGCAACGGTAAATCACCGAAAACCGCCGGTTTACCGGATATACCGGCCGGtaaaagaattcaaatttgaaatcacGGTTTACCGGATATACCGACCAGTTTCTGTTGTATTTTCGGTGGAATTCTCTGCGTAAGTACCGAAAAATGTTGACCACGGTAGAAAATAACAATTTGTGTTAAGAGAAGTGGAATATTTTCAGAGAATTATATGTATTTCCTATATATAATAGTTCAACACATGTATATCAATACAAAGCACAATCCAAATGCAATAAAATATTGGTTCAACTTGTTAACACAATTTATAGGTTCAAATAAAATATAGGTTCAAATAATACAAGTCTCAAATAGTTAACACAAAATATACTCTAAAATTTTTATTTCGGTGTTTTCCCACAGGAAAACCTTACGACCGACCGGAAATTGTTGATGACTCCCATTGTAACGTCGAATCCTATAAAATGGAATAAATAAAATGGATGAGAAGATGTAAAAGAAATGAATGCAAGTGAGAAAATAAAATGTGTTACCTACATACTTGGGTACTCATTCGTCATCTCTGTAATCTTGCTCTGGGGGATATTCCTGATAGTACATGTGAGGATGTCCATATGGGAGGTATCCTTGATAGTACATATGGGGACATCCATATAGAGGACGCGGAGGGACAGCCATCGGATGTGGTTGTGGTGGCCACAGAAAGGAGGGTGCCGACGGGTAGCTGTAGGTGGAACTGACAGAGGTAGAGCTACCATCATCCTCACCGTCGTACGGGCCTAATGGACGAGTATTGCTTCTTGTGCGACGTTGAGAGCTGGGTGCtccatgatcttgatcttgtgtggCAGGGGTGAAGTCAGTCTCTCCCGTAAATCTCATACCACCAGTAACAGCACCACCCTCATTgccatcatcatcgtcgtcgtcgtcatcatcatcctcaccaccactaccaccatgtCCATCATCACTAGGCTCTGGTGTGCTATCGTCACTGCCAATGCTTTCCTCCTCAACGTCaccctttctttgtttttttcgtttagACTGATTTGGAGGAATTTTGGTCTTTCTTTTCCCCAGGTGGGTGTCACCAATATTCTCTCTGGCCCAATCATCAACATTTACTGGCTCACCCACCGTACGTGCGAGGTCAGTCAAGATCTGAGCAGGCACAGGAGGGTCGGCAAAATCAGAATCTTCATCTGAGGTTGGTGCTCTATTTGATCTACCATGCTGCATCCATTCTTCAATTGGCCTGGTCTGCCGATACAATGAGAGATCCATGAAGCTAGTAGCAGGATCGAATTCACTTGCCTCAACCGTAGCTGTTGCACGCTGAATACGAAGCCGAAGGTTGTAGTGCACATATACCAAATTATGGAGCTTCATGCTGCTTAACCTGTTGCGAAGCTTTGTGTGAATAAAGGCAAAGGAACTTCAATTCCTTTCACATCCACTTGATGATGCGCATTGAGAGAGTAGTCGCTTAGCTGCTATCTGAAGATGTGGTGTTTCTGAACCAAACATAGCCCACCAACTAGCTGGAGAAGTGCCTCTATCTTTTGCCATCCTCGCAGTAAGGTCAGATGAGAATTCTCCAAGTTTTTGACGAAAGAGCTCATACTCTTGTAGTGCACGTGCTGCTCTGTCGATGTCAAAAAGTCTCTCCAGCCCTTTTCGAAGGTCTCCAAAGACATTTTCTGATATTCCAAACGCATAACAAGCATATGGGTGTAGGGCACAAGCAGTGTTCGCATACGTACCTTCGAACACACTAGCCAACCTTCTGTCAACAATTTCCATGATCCTGTCACACCTTGCCATATCTGAATGGAACCGGCTACGATATGAATGCTTGAGGCTGCCGTACTCCATAAGAACTTCACCCAAAGTTGGAGTCTTGTCTTGATCAGCAAATCGTAAAAAAGAATAGAGAGGCTCCACATCATTAATAACATACTGCATGTTTGCCCACCACTGAACAGAGGTCATGCAATCGAATGCATACTTGCCTGCTTCAGTCTTGTAGTGGCGTGATGATCTATATTCAGTTGACATCATCCATACCATAaattgatctttcttcttcataaAACTCTCCAGAAACATATAGTTAGTGCCAAATCTTGTTGCATTCCATTTAACTAGCTCCCCACCAGTGGCACTCGTAAACATGGAGTGCACACTATTAGAATTGTATAACCATTGACAAATATATTGGGCACTCTGAATCATGGCCGTGTGATCATCCCACTTTCCAATATCCTTGAGAATGAGGTTGATCGTGTGGGCAAGGCATGGCTGCCACACAATGTGAGGG
This window of the Panicum virgatum strain AP13 chromosome 1K, P.virgatum_v5, whole genome shotgun sequence genome carries:
- the LOC120652440 gene encoding uncharacterized protein LOC120652440, encoding MVDPVWEHGETRGAGFKCKYCGTSKSGGGATRFKDHLAHRGHDVIDCPSVPPAVKNFFISELDMIKAKKYERQQDRRRRDAAARSTQYVDLEGGEEEEEQDDELQQALRHSREEYEFRQRAGPSYERGGGSGSGQEITIVLNDIGPEDVIQIVTDNGINFKKACKLLAEEYPHIVWQPCLAHTINLILKDIGKWDDHTAMIQSAQYICQWLYNSNSVHSMFTSATGGELVKWNATRFGTNYMFLESFMKKKDQFMVWMMSTEYRSSRHYKTEAGKYAFDCMTSVQWWANMQYVINDVEPLYSFLRFADQDKTPTLGEVLMEYGSLKHSYRSRFHSDMARCDRIMEIVDRRLASVFEENVFGDLRKGLERLFDIDRAARALQEYELFRQKLGEFSSDLTARMAKDRGTSPASWWAMFGSETPHLQIAAKRLLSQCASSSGCERN